One genomic segment of Deinococcus sp. LM3 includes these proteins:
- a CDS encoding DUF305 domain-containing protein — protein MNVTLRTSLIPLTLVALSLSGPASSQSMPGHAGHTMPSQSGAAQSGAAHAGHAMTGLSELGALRGRAFDRAYLSMMIPHHQAAVEMARAALPVSRDATVKAWANAVIRDQQREINQMNTLLKGLGGTDTDMAATMKRSMGGMGDLVRKARNPDVAFVQGMLPHHASAIDMANLALQRGQDTRILSLSKAIITAQAAEMLDYRTWLSKRGL, from the coding sequence ATGAACGTGACGCTCCGCACCTCCCTGATTCCGCTGACCCTCGTGGCCCTGTCGCTGTCCGGCCCCGCTTCCTCGCAGTCCATGCCGGGTCACGCGGGTCACACGATGCCCTCCCAGTCTGGCGCGGCCCAGTCCGGCGCGGCCCACGCGGGTCACGCCATGACCGGCCTGAGCGAACTGGGCGCCCTGCGGGGCCGCGCCTTCGACCGCGCGTACCTGAGCATGATGATCCCGCACCACCAGGCGGCCGTCGAGATGGCCCGCGCCGCGCTGCCTGTCAGCCGCGACGCGACCGTGAAAGCCTGGGCGAACGCCGTGATCCGCGACCAGCAGCGTGAGATCAACCAGATGAACACGCTCCTGAAGGGACTGGGCGGCACGGACACCGACATGGCCGCCACCATGAAACGCAGCATGGGCGGCATGGGTGATCTGGTCCGCAAGGCCCGGAACCCGGACGTGGCGTTCGTGCAGGGCATGCTGCCGCACCACGCGTCCGCCATCGACATGGCCAACCTCGCCCTGCAACGCGGACAGGACACCCGCATCCTGAGTCTCTCGAAGGCCATCATCACCGCGCAGGCCGCCGAGATGCTCGACTACCGCACCTGGCTCAGCAAACGGGGCCTGTAA
- a CDS encoding response regulator transcription factor, translated as MPTVLIVDDDPAILEILRTYLSAEGHTVLEARTGPDARDLLARADVAVIDWMLPGLSGVQLARDARRAGLTVPLLMLTGRGEEEDKLRGLDGGVDDYVVKPFSPREVTARVRALLRRAGVQTAFRVGELHVDLRAREVRLAGARVELSKLEFDLLTTMAQHAGMAWSRERLLERVWGSDFPGTERVVDVHITSLRRKLRDTLDTPRFIETVRGVGYRFREDGN; from the coding sequence ATGCCCACGGTCCTGATCGTCGACGACGACCCTGCCATCCTGGAAATCCTGCGCACCTACCTGAGTGCTGAGGGCCACACGGTCCTGGAGGCGCGGACCGGACCGGACGCCCGCGACCTGCTGGCCCGCGCGGACGTGGCGGTCATCGACTGGATGCTGCCCGGCCTGTCCGGTGTGCAGCTCGCCCGCGACGCCCGCCGCGCCGGTCTGACCGTGCCGCTGCTGATGCTCACGGGGCGCGGCGAGGAGGAAGACAAACTGCGCGGCCTGGACGGCGGCGTGGACGATTACGTGGTCAAGCCCTTCAGCCCGCGTGAGGTCACGGCCCGCGTCCGTGCGCTGCTGCGCCGGGCCGGGGTGCAGACCGCCTTCCGGGTCGGAGAGCTGCACGTGGACCTCCGGGCCCGCGAGGTGCGGCTGGCCGGCGCGCGGGTGGAACTGTCGAAACTGGAGTTCGACCTGCTGACCACCATGGCGCAGCACGCAGGCATGGCCTGGTCCCGCGAGCGCCTGCTGGAGCGCGTGTGGGGCAGCGACTTTCCCGGCACCGAGCGGGTCGTGGACGTGCACATCACCAGTCTGCGCCGCAAGTTGCGCGACACGCTGGACACGCCCCGCTTCATCGAGACGGTGCGGGGCGTCGGCTACCGCTTCCGCGAGGACGGAAACTGA